One segment of Bradyrhizobium sp. WD16 DNA contains the following:
- the lon gene encoding endopeptidase La: MSASDNAEVSAPAASTATPIPQDAVIIVPVRNTVLFPGVVLPITIGRPKSVAAAQQAVREQRPIGIVLQRDASTDDPTPDELYRIGTVANIVRYVTGPDESHHIICQGVQRMRLLDFLPGTPFLAARVLHIPEPTTQSAEIEARFLNLQRQAIEAAELLPQAPPELIAALRSTTSPATLADLATSYMDIKPAEKQEILETIDLALRMEKVSRHLAERIEVLRLSAEIGKQTKAAFDERQREAILREQMAAIQRQLGEGDGKTQEVAELNEAITKAKMSPEAESQARKEVRRYERMPEGAGEAGMLRTYLDWLVELPWALPEEKTIDIAEARRILDEDHYGLEKIKSRIIEYLAVRKLAPHGKAPILCFAGPPGVGKTSLGQSIARAMGRPFVRVSLGGVHDEAEIRGHRRTYIGALPGNIIQGIKKAGTRNCVMMLDEIDKMGRGIQGDPSAAMLEVLDPEQNSTFRDNYLGVPFDLSRIVFIATANMLDTVPGPLLDRMEIISLAGYTEEEKLEIARRYLVRRQLEANGLSADQAEIEPEALRLIIKGYTREAGVRNLEREIGKAFRHAAVQVAEGRSGRVILTPAELAPVLGPPRFENEVAMRTSIPGVATGLAWTPVGGDILFIEATRTPGKGGLILTGQLGDVMRESAQAALTLVKSRARDLGVDPDLFANSDIHVHVPAGATPKDGPSAGVAMFMALVSLLTGRTINSSTAMTGEISLRGLVLPVGGIKEKVVAAAAAGLTRVMLPARNRRDFDDIPAGARERLQFIWLERVDDAVAAALEPAAAAAAGGG; the protein is encoded by the coding sequence ATGTCGGCCAGCGACAATGCCGAAGTTTCCGCGCCCGCCGCAAGCACTGCAACCCCGATCCCCCAGGATGCCGTGATCATCGTGCCGGTGCGCAACACCGTGCTGTTTCCCGGCGTGGTGCTGCCGATCACCATCGGGCGGCCGAAATCGGTTGCTGCGGCCCAGCAGGCGGTGCGCGAGCAGCGACCGATCGGCATTGTGCTGCAGCGTGACGCCAGCACCGACGATCCCACCCCCGACGAACTCTACCGGATCGGCACCGTGGCCAACATCGTCCGTTACGTTACCGGCCCGGACGAGAGCCACCACATCATCTGCCAGGGCGTGCAGCGGATGCGCCTGCTCGATTTTCTACCGGGCACGCCGTTTCTCGCCGCGCGCGTCCTGCACATTCCCGAGCCGACCACCCAGTCCGCCGAGATCGAGGCGCGCTTCCTCAATCTCCAGCGCCAGGCGATCGAAGCCGCCGAACTCTTGCCCCAGGCTCCGCCGGAACTGATCGCGGCGTTGCGGAGCACCACCTCGCCGGCGACGCTGGCCGATCTCGCCACCTCCTACATGGATATCAAGCCCGCCGAGAAGCAGGAGATTCTCGAAACGATCGATCTCGCCTTGCGCATGGAGAAGGTCTCGCGCCATCTCGCCGAACGCATCGAGGTGCTGCGCCTCAGCGCCGAGATCGGCAAGCAGACCAAGGCGGCATTCGACGAGCGCCAGCGCGAGGCGATTCTGCGCGAACAGATGGCGGCAATCCAGCGCCAACTCGGCGAGGGCGATGGCAAGACCCAGGAGGTCGCCGAGCTGAACGAGGCCATTACCAAGGCGAAGATGTCGCCGGAGGCGGAAAGCCAGGCCCGCAAGGAAGTCCGCCGCTACGAACGGATGCCGGAAGGCGCCGGCGAAGCCGGCATGCTGCGGACCTATCTCGACTGGCTGGTCGAATTGCCCTGGGCCCTCCCCGAGGAGAAGACCATCGACATCGCCGAGGCGCGTCGCATCCTCGACGAGGACCACTACGGGCTGGAGAAGATCAAGAGCCGGATCATCGAGTACCTCGCGGTGCGCAAGCTCGCGCCGCACGGCAAGGCGCCGATCCTGTGCTTTGCCGGCCCCCCGGGGGTCGGCAAGACCTCGCTCGGCCAGTCGATCGCCCGCGCCATGGGCCGGCCCTTCGTCCGCGTCAGCCTCGGCGGCGTCCATGACGAGGCCGAGATCCGCGGCCATCGCCGCACCTATATCGGCGCCCTGCCCGGCAACATCATCCAGGGCATCAAGAAGGCCGGCACCCGCAACTGCGTGATGATGCTGGACGAGATCGACAAGATGGGCCGCGGCATCCAGGGCGATCCGTCTGCCGCCATGCTGGAGGTGCTCGATCCCGAACAGAACTCGACGTTCCGCGACAATTACCTCGGCGTGCCGTTCGACCTGTCGCGTATCGTCTTCATCGCCACCGCCAACATGCTCGATACGGTGCCGGGCCCGCTGCTCGACCGCATGGAGATCATCAGCCTCGCCGGCTACACCGAGGAGGAAAAGCTCGAGATCGCGCGCCGCTATCTGGTGCGGCGGCAGCTCGAGGCCAATGGCCTTTCCGCCGACCAGGCGGAGATCGAGCCCGAGGCGCTGCGGCTGATCATCAAGGGCTATACCCGTGAAGCGGGCGTGCGCAATCTCGAGCGCGAAATCGGCAAGGCGTTCCGCCATGCCGCCGTTCAGGTCGCCGAGGGCCGCAGCGGCCGCGTCATCCTCACCCCCGCAGAGCTCGCGCCGGTGCTCGGTCCGCCGCGCTTCGAGAACGAAGTCGCCATGCGCACCAGCATTCCCGGAGTGGCCACCGGCCTCGCCTGGACGCCTGTCGGCGGCGACATCCTGTTCATCGAGGCGACCCGCACGCCCGGCAAAGGCGGGCTGATCCTCACCGGCCAGCTCGGCGACGTCATGCGCGAAAGCGCCCAGGCCGCACTCACCCTGGTGAAAAGTCGGGCACGCGACCTCGGCGTCGATCCCGATCTGTTCGCCAACAGCGACATCCACGTCCATGTTCCGGCCGGCGCGACGCCGAAGGACGGCCCGAGCGCGGGCGTTGCCATGTTCATGGCCCTCGTCTCGCTGCTCACCGGACGAACGATCAACAGCAGCACCGCCATGACCGGCGAGATCTCGCTGCGCGGCCTTGTGCTGCCGGTCGGCGGCATCAAGGAGAAGGTCGTGGCGGCAGCCGCAGCCGGCCTGACCCGCGTGATGCTGCCCGCCCGCAACCGCCGCGACTTCGACGACATCCCGGCCGGCGCACGCG